The DNA segment AAGAGACAATTAGCATGCTATTTACTGTTCCCATAAATGATGGTAGGCCTCAGGTACAAATATAAAATCAACATATAGTAAATTGTGTGTCATGTCATTTTCAACTATACTGTAGTAAATAAAAATAGATATCAGAGATCCTCTTTTTAAAGTCAGATATTCATCAGACTCTTCCCCATCTCAGTTGAAATTCCACACATGAAGCATGATTTCCATATCACAGAACCATTGATCCAATTGCCCAAAATGTACTAGCAACTTCAAAGCTGTCCATCAAGACCTCATCTAAGTTTCACTTCTCTTCTACTCTTCTCCTTATTCACCTCAAAGACTACTGTGTTGGAGAAACCGTGCATAAAGGAGATGCCTCACCATGGGGCAGCAAAAACAGGCCTTGTCTGTCCTCCATCAATGGTGGAAAAGGAGAATGCTTGAATCTGCACGATTTTCCACTACACACATGAAAACCCCCTCCAAGACAATCTTGTACAGAGATTTTGCTGTTTGCACTACAATCTGCAAGGTATTCAGCTTGGTCTTTGAATGCCGTTCTCCTTTATTGATTGATCCATTTTACCATAGTATTTTTGCCTCTTGTTTTTGTACATATCCAAACATCAATGGTTTAAAGGAGCCGTTGTACTTAAATTCCATGGTGatcatttaataaaattttaaagtacTGCAGCTCAGCTGCCTTCTTTGGGTTATTCTAGCGTATATAGAAATTGGTATTTAGGAATTCACCATTCCCAAGTTTTGCCTAAAGTAACTTGAAATCCATTAAATCCAATGAACCCAACTTGTCAGGTCAAGCAAACAAAGAAAGCAAAGTGCAGATATCACACAAGGACAACACTGACAAGTCATATACCCATTTCTAGATAGTATTAATCATGTGGCTGCCTGACATCTTTACTTACCTTCGACCATAGCTTGGGCTTCGACGATATCTGGGACTTCTGCTTCGGCTCCGACTCCGACTCCTACGCCTTCCACTTCCTAATCCTCCGGAACCAATTCGCAAACGGCATTCGCGTGCAAAATGACCAGGCTCTCCACATTCATAGCATTTCATATCTGAACCTCCATGACGGTCACGACCACGGCTGCTGCTAGAGTTATGGGACAGTTCAACTCTCCATCCATGCTTGCCTACAAGAAGGATATAGCAAAGCAAAGTTTGTTGGAACACATGAGGACTAAATATGATTCAATCTTCTTATAAAGTTTTACATAAACAAAGAGGTCAAAATCAGAAACAGAGAACATTCAATCTTCAATTGGACATGGGTAGCATCCTTCATGATCAATAACAGCTTCTTTAATTAATATGACATAATTATTTCACATCAGAAACCTTCAATGGAATGTTGTTTGTAACTTGTATTAGCCAAAAGAGGAAGATAAGGACAGCAGTGGgacaagaagagaaggggaaaaaAATGAGGGAGCTCCTGCTGCAGTTGAAGAGATAGACCATGAAGTGCAATGAAGCAGACATGCAAAGTGGCTACTAACAAAAGACAACACTGGAAACCAGTCAGTCAAGCTCAGGCCTTGATTCTTTGGAATATTCAGATTCAGACAGCCCCAGACTGGAGGTAACCTGAGTAAAACTGGTACATGCCGATCACGTTAATCAAGTTGACATGTGATTTAAAATGAAAATATTCAAAATCACTTCTTTCCCAGTTAGCCTGAGTTCAAAAAATAAGAATATTACTAGTAAAATTTATATTGTGAAACATAATCTATGACATCATCATATACACTAGATCTAAGTAGAGAATCCAATCTTCCACCGTATCTCACAACTGAACTGATTATACTATAATTATTTCCTAGACTATACAGCACACAATGTGCTCTGAATAACGAGCAATAATTTATTAAGGCATAAGTCTGAAATGCCTTAATAAACACTCCTTTGTTACCTCATGATGTAACATAACCCTTGCAAGAGGAGCTCCACTAAAAACTGGAAAATATTTTAGAGTGGATAAATGGTACAGATGATTTCTTTCCATTTGGATCATAAAGGGAGCAACTCTAAGAATAGATATAAAACAGGTGCATCAGAGTAATCTGgaaattatatgttgaagatAACTAAGAATGCAATTCAAAAAACTTTAGGTGCCTACTTGTAAGATTGTAGCCACCAATAGCAATTGGTTCAAGTAGCATGTGGCAGGAGAAGCATTAACTTTCGAAAGTCTGACAAACAATTCACACTATCTACAGTTGTTGGTTGTACTCATAAGAAATGCAAGATCAAAAATATATTAAGAAGAAGTATATATGCATAAGATACATAGATGATAATACACATACTTAAACCACCATTTGATATCAAGGTACAAAACCTGCTCTGACGAACTCAAAAATGTTTTGAAAAAATATAAGGTTCGAGGTTTTTTTAGTGACAGttaattagataaaaatgatacaaaccaTCCAGATCACGTATTGCATCCTGAGCATCTCTCCgatcatcaaaatcaatgaaAGCAAAGCCTGGAGGTTTTCTAGCAACCCACACACTGCACCAAAAATAAAAGGTTAGTACTTTTTTccttaaaaaattattgaaatcaTGTTTTACACTCATGTTAAAATGAAAATGCAATGTTGTCAAGAACGAGTATTGAAACTTTAACATTTTCCTTTGGAGAAAACATAGTTCCATAACCAGCAAACAAGTTCCAGAAAGGATAAACAGTTCCAACACGTCACACAGATGAAGCAATAGCAACAGACAACTTTAACGTTACCATGCACCTATTTAGACAAACAGTTCCAAGAGAATGTTCCAAGAGAATCACCCAAGCGCATGACTGTTTTTTGCTTTTATAATTGCATCACGAAGAAGACATTTGACCTCACTGAACACAGTGTAGATGTCTGGAGCTTTTGATACCTCAGTTTGTACAAATATCTAATAGTGAGACATGTTAATTTCAATAAAGGATGCAAACAGATAGAAAAGCAACCACACTGAAAACAAGATATTCTTTTGCACTGAAAAGTTCAGGTAAAGCAACTAGATAATAGAATAATCAAGATCAACTATTCAAAGTTCAATTAAATAAACTGCAGAAGTTTGTGACTGATAGCATATAACAGAAAGCCAAGTTTTCCACAGGCATGCCCAAGGTTTCAAtaactttatttttctttaattacGTAAGACCTAAATCCTCGGAACTAGATTCTTAAATCAAAACAAAGGCAAAACTGTGACCATGGCATatgattcaaaattcaaaattgtGAATCCTGGAGTCCATATTGGTCTTTTTACCTAAAGATTGGGCATATTGGACCAAATCATGACATGAAGTTTCCTCCATCTCCATCCAGATGCTATTAGCTCATACAAGCAAAGATAGCACATGATGTAGAAACCAAACCAGGAATATAATTGTCATGTTTCCACATTTAGAAACACAAAACACAGAAAATATGCACAAACAAATAGCTCGGCAAGTACATTTTACACTAAAAAATGGGCTTATTTTGCTTCGTCTTAGTGCTGAATAAACAGGAAAGGTAAATCAAATAAAGAAAGAAACCCATACAATCAGATAGTAACATCATTATATCAAGAAAGAATGCATGCCCTTTTTCATTTGTGAGGTACGAAGATCCCACAATAACCTTTCAGAGTTTACCTTCGAAGAACACCAAACACTCGGAACTCGTCTTCAAGCTCCCGAGCAGTCGTTCGGGGGTCTAAATTGCCAACATAAAGACGAGCCATTACGGACCAGTAATCTGGAACCAAAGTAACAAGTACTATATCATTTCAGCAGCAAGGTCTGATATCTTCAAATATTAATCCTTATAAGC comes from the Musa acuminata AAA Group cultivar baxijiao chromosome BXJ2-8, Cavendish_Baxijiao_AAA, whole genome shotgun sequence genome and includes:
- the LOC135619839 gene encoding serine/arginine-rich splicing factor RSZ21A-like; translated protein: MARLYVGNLDPRTTARELEDEFRVFGVLRSVWVARKPPGFAFIDFDDRRDAQDAIRDLDGKHGWRVELSHNSSSSRGRDRHGGSDMKCYECGEPGHFARECRLRIGSGGLGSGRRRSRSRSRSRSPRYRRSPSYGRRSYSPRDRSPRQRSPSPRRRSYSKSPDDDRHRSESPHTNGYRRSRS